Part of the Calditrichota bacterium genome, CCACGCACCTCCATGCCGACGGTCGTTACGCCAAAGAGCTGTGGATGGAGCACCCCGGCTGCCTACGCAGTCCGCGTTTAACGCCGGAGATGCTCACCGATGGCAGCCTGGACCCCAAGATGAACGGCAGGGCCGTGTTCAAGCACGCCGTGACCCGCTTCTGCGAGGCCATCGAGGAGGCGCTGCAGGCCAACGAGCTCACCGTCGAGCAAGTGGCCCTCATCATTCCCCACCAGGCAAATCTGCGCATCACCGAAGCGGTGGCCGAGCGCTTCGGGGGGATGGACAAGGTCTACTCCAACATTCACAAGTACGGGAACACAACAGCAGCCTCCATTCCCATCGCCTTGCACGAAGCGGTGAAAGAGGGTCGCGTACGGAAGGGCGACTACGTCGTGCTGGTGGCGTTCGGCTCGGGATTCACCTGGGCCTCGGCGGTGATGAAGTGGTAGGATGGACTTCTGCCTGGAGGTGAAGAGTCACTCATGCCAAGAGGCAGCAAGAATCGTTTGGCGATCCTTGTGGGCGGTGGCCCGGCGCCGGGCATCAACGGCGTCATCAGCGCCGCCACCATTGAGGCGCGCAAATCGGACATCGAGGTGTTGGGCATCATGGACGGCTTCAAATGGCTCGTCGGCGACAACCTCGATGACCTCCGCCAAAACGTGCGGGAGCTGCACATGCGGGACGTATCACGCATTCACTTCACGGGCGGCTCCATCTTGCGCACCTCACGGGTCAACCCGACCAAAGATGAGCACACGCTGCGCAACTGCCTGCGCGCCTTCCGCCATTTGGGTGTCAACTATGTCATCACCATCGGCGGGGACGACACCATCTACGCCGCGAGTAAGCTGGCCGCGGCAGCCAAGGGCAAGATCAAGTTCGCGCACGTGCCCAAGACCATCGACAACGACTTGCCGCTGCCCGACAATCTGCCCACCTTCGGCTTCCAGACTGCCCGGCACTTAGGTGCCGAGTTGGTGAAGAATCTCATGGAGGACTCGCGCACCACCAACCGCTGGTACCTCATCGTCGCCATGGGGCGGAAGGCTGGTCACTTGGCGCTGGGCATGGCCAAGGCAGCGGGGGCCACCTTGGCGATCATCGCCGAGGAGTTCAAGCCAGGTCCTATCACCGTGCAGACCGTGTGCGACGTGCTGGAAGGAGCCATCCTCAAGCGGCGGGCCATGGGCCATGAGCATGGCGTGGCAGTAATCGCCGAGGGGCTGGCCGAGCGATTCACGCCCGCCGAGCTCAAAGCCATCCCAGGAGTGGTCATTGACTATGACCCCTACGGGAATATCCGGCTGGCTGAGGTGGAATTGGGGAAAATTCTCAAGCTGCAGCTCGAAAACCGCTTTGCCGCCCGCCAAGACAAGATAGAGATCGTCGAAATCAACATCGGCTATGTGCTCCGCTGCGCCGATCCCATCCCCTTCGACTGCGAGTACGTGCGCGACCTCGGCTACAGCGCAGTGCGCTACCTGCTGAGCACGCGACCCGAGCACCGCGACAGCGCCCTGATTTGCGTGAATGGCGGCAAACTGCTGCCTGTACGATTCGAGGACGTGCTGGACCCGGCCACGGGCAAGACGCGTTTACGTCTGGTGGACGTGACCACCGAGTCCTATCAGGTGGCGCTCGAATACATGGTGCGCTTGCGCCAGCGCGACTTGGCAGACGCGAAGTTCTTGGCAGAAATGGCCAAGATAGCACGGGAGGACCCCGAGCACCTCCGTCAACGTTTGGCGCACATCGCCCTCCCTTGACACAGCCGGCACAGGCAGCGCAGCAGCGGGGAATTTTCTGGTTGTTTTTCCTGCGAGAAAGGCGTATATTTTAGGCCATCGCTGGTAAGGAGTTATGGCAATCGAGGACAACGTCCGCCAGGTTCGGGAGCGCATCGCTGCGGCGTGCGCCCGGGCCGGTCGCGACCCGCGCGAAGTGGAAATCGTGGCGGTGAGCAAGACCGTGGACGTGGACCGCATTCGTGAGGCGATCGCCGCAGGCATCCGCATTATCGGGGAGAACAGAGTGCAAGAGGCCTGGCCCAAGGTACAGGCCATTGGCAGAGGGGTGGCGTGGCACATGGTGGGGCACTTGCAGACTAACAAGGTCAAACGTGCCCTGGAGTGCTTCGACCTGATCCAGTCGGTGGACAGTCTGCATCTGGCCGAAGAAATCAGTCGCCGCGCCACTGCCTGTGGGC contains:
- a CDS encoding 6-phosphofructokinase, giving the protein MPRGSKNRLAILVGGGPAPGINGVISAATIEARKSDIEVLGIMDGFKWLVGDNLDDLRQNVRELHMRDVSRIHFTGGSILRTSRVNPTKDEHTLRNCLRAFRHLGVNYVITIGGDDTIYAASKLAAAAKGKIKFAHVPKTIDNDLPLPDNLPTFGFQTARHLGAELVKNLMEDSRTTNRWYLIVAMGRKAGHLALGMAKAAGATLAIIAEEFKPGPITVQTVCDVLEGAILKRRAMGHEHGVAVIAEGLAERFTPAELKAIPGVVIDYDPYGNIRLAEVELGKILKLQLENRFAARQDKIEIVEINIGYVLRCADPIPFDCEYVRDLGYSAVRYLLSTRPEHRDSALICVNGGKLLPVRFEDVLDPATGKTRLRLVDVTTESYQVALEYMVRLRQRDLADAKFLAEMAKIAREDPEHLRQRLAHIALP